The Rhizobium tumorigenes genome window below encodes:
- a CDS encoding SyrB-like regulator, producing MADETETGAQIDVVAPETPTEAPASKKQRAPRRSKAEIEAAAAAKTPKVRQKRIGKAEAAPVSGTTTVAAATKKTVAKGPANAKPVSQPATPPAPLNAADEMADLLQLEEENKKLRQALAEKLRAENADLRKRLGV from the coding sequence ATGGCAGACGAGACCGAAACAGGCGCCCAAATTGATGTTGTAGCACCAGAGACTCCAACTGAGGCGCCTGCGTCTAAAAAACAGCGCGCGCCTCGTCGTTCTAAGGCCGAGATTGAAGCCGCTGCAGCTGCAAAGACACCAAAGGTTCGCCAGAAACGGATTGGCAAGGCTGAAGCCGCACCAGTGAGCGGAACAACGACCGTAGCGGCTGCCACGAAGAAAACGGTGGCCAAGGGTCCTGCAAATGCCAAGCCTGTTAGTCAGCCGGCAACACCGCCAGCGCCTCTCAACGCCGCTGATGAGATGGCTGATCTTCTTCAGCTTGAGGAAGAAAACAAGAAGCTTCGTCAGGCTTTGGCCGAAAAGTTGCGCGCGGAAAATGCTGATCTGCGCAAACGCCTCGGCGTTTGA
- a CDS encoding WGR domain-containing protein, translating into MMITQPYSVYIERTEKAENKARFYAMSIEPTLFGDASLLRRWGRIGSTGRQKIHCFENESQAVELFLAIVRQKRARGYKTRLAARIKL; encoded by the coding sequence ATGATGATCACCCAACCCTACAGCGTCTACATCGAGCGGACGGAGAAGGCAGAGAACAAAGCACGCTTTTATGCAATGTCGATAGAGCCAACATTGTTCGGCGACGCGTCGCTGTTGCGACGGTGGGGCCGGATCGGATCAACCGGGCGGCAGAAAATCCATTGCTTCGAGAATGAAAGTCAAGCTGTGGAGCTGTTTCTAGCCATCGTCCGGCAAAAGCGAGCCAGGGGGTATAAGACTAGGCTCGCTGCGCGAATTAAATTGTAA
- a CDS encoding Fic/DOC family protein, with protein MVYTATQDPACYPGTTVLVNKLDLVDQDELDEAELGLFLIRADEDPPAGRLDYPHYMALHHHLFQDVYEWAGQARTIRIGKGRNWFCYPEYIDQEMRRAFGSLEGHHFLSDKEPAEFARIAANILAWINAIHPFREGNGRTQLAFLSLLAENAGLPFDDDQLVRERVISAMIDSFDGNEEPLRQLIFDLVSA; from the coding sequence GTGGTCTATACGGCCACGCAGGATCCCGCCTGCTATCCCGGCACTACGGTGCTGGTTAACAAGCTCGATCTCGTTGACCAGGACGAACTCGACGAAGCCGAATTAGGCCTGTTTTTAATTCGCGCCGACGAAGATCCACCAGCCGGCCGCCTGGATTATCCCCACTACATGGCGTTGCACCACCATCTATTCCAGGATGTCTATGAATGGGCAGGCCAAGCCCGCACCATCCGGATCGGGAAGGGTAGAAACTGGTTCTGTTATCCCGAATATATCGATCAGGAAATGAGGCGCGCCTTCGGCTCCCTTGAAGGTCATCACTTTCTGTCAGACAAGGAGCCAGCCGAATTTGCCCGCATCGCTGCCAATATCCTCGCCTGGATCAACGCTATTCACCCGTTCCGCGAAGGCAACGGTCGTACCCAGCTCGCGTTCTTGTCACTGCTGGCTGAAAACGCCGGCCTGCCGTTCGACGACGACCAACTCGTCCGTGAACGTGTCATTTCCGCCATGATCGACAGCTTCGATGGTAACGAGGAGCCTCTGCGGCAGCTGATTTTCGATCTGGTCAGCGCCTGA
- a CDS encoding oxidoreductase: protein MSKATMSAVLATVGLMLNIPAAGATALTANGCKKGVFLTISGRIGKITNNIDKTYELSEREFLALPTSTVTTSTPWTPKSEFVGPLFSDLLQVVAAKGNKMRLMALDNFSVEVDGDFLARYGTILATTKDGVRMTVRDFGPIFVMFPRDRFRTELDTPVRASNMVWQLCGIEVE, encoded by the coding sequence ATGTCTAAGGCGACGATGTCTGCCGTTTTGGCGACGGTTGGCTTGATGCTGAATATACCTGCGGCAGGTGCGACCGCTCTGACCGCCAACGGATGCAAAAAAGGCGTCTTCCTGACGATCAGCGGCAGGATTGGCAAAATTACAAACAATATCGACAAAACCTATGAATTGTCAGAGCGTGAATTTCTTGCCTTGCCGACATCCACTGTAACGACATCAACACCCTGGACCCCCAAAAGCGAGTTTGTCGGGCCCTTATTCAGCGATTTGCTCCAAGTAGTCGCGGCGAAGGGAAATAAGATGCGCCTCATGGCGCTCGATAATTTCAGCGTCGAAGTAGATGGTGATTTCCTTGCCAGGTATGGCACTATACTGGCCACCACCAAGGACGGAGTACGCATGACTGTGAGAGATTTCGGGCCGATCTTCGTCATGTTTCCTCGTGATCGCTTTAGGACGGAGTTGGACACACCGGTCAGGGCATCCAACATGGTCTGGCAATTATGCGGGATCGAGGTGGAATGA
- a CDS encoding hybrid sensor histidine kinase/response regulator: protein MRELETVRLDLKSIADGSGVDPEGLSFHIDVLISGIDIIVRPSELNDGYKRISGFSRDGPLLVEFATNVLPSIKPGISASATKALMPTFEDVGNLLLRLSTEAWDQDSRLKEKSLETIRTANSIILVIAALLACAVLSSLITSIFYWRAILAKTRAAEAAEAAVEDKMSFLAMISHELRTPLQVIVSALDVLDRPQDGRTRNETTARIRRAANSLTIQLRDMLTLARAQTGYIELQPAVFEIRELVRGVVGDYQAAATAKHLELRINFPDEAYFVVADSERIAQLLHNLISNAVKYTPSGYVQVDLAPFDKKVGKLILRLMDTGPGLPPTVLESNLYAKGLLSLGGGRGIGLSVVQTLLRQLGACMAIKGLPGGGTGFDLEIPAVEASEHSNEASETQKRVLIVDDHPDVLKGLSSVFEDHGFSANTAASGMVALNFFAAHSYSIILIDLDMPVMTGCELASHIRKLDPNRRTRLVAITAARHRPQHDLSLFDAALDKPVRDQQLLAIMHS, encoded by the coding sequence ATGAGGGAGCTTGAAACCGTCAGGCTAGATTTGAAGTCAATTGCCGACGGATCTGGCGTCGACCCGGAAGGGCTATCATTTCACATCGACGTCCTCATATCCGGCATCGATATCATCGTACGGCCGTCTGAACTAAACGACGGATACAAGCGCATCTCGGGATTTTCACGCGATGGCCCGCTTCTAGTGGAGTTCGCGACAAACGTTCTGCCTTCGATTAAGCCGGGAATATCGGCATCGGCTACTAAAGCATTGATGCCAACGTTTGAGGATGTGGGCAATCTTTTGCTGAGATTGTCCACGGAAGCCTGGGACCAAGACAGCCGGTTAAAGGAAAAGTCCCTCGAAACCATCCGGACCGCAAATTCGATTATTCTCGTTATCGCCGCACTGCTGGCTTGCGCCGTTTTGTCCTCTCTCATCACCTCAATATTCTACTGGCGGGCGATCTTGGCAAAGACGCGCGCGGCAGAGGCAGCGGAAGCCGCTGTCGAGGACAAGATGAGCTTCCTCGCAATGATCAGCCACGAGCTTCGAACACCGCTTCAGGTTATCGTCTCGGCGTTGGATGTTCTCGACAGACCTCAAGACGGCAGAACCCGGAACGAAACGACTGCGCGCATTCGTCGGGCGGCAAACAGCCTGACTATCCAGCTTCGTGACATGCTGACGCTAGCCCGTGCCCAAACTGGTTATATCGAGCTGCAGCCGGCCGTATTTGAGATACGGGAACTCGTTCGAGGGGTAGTCGGGGATTATCAGGCCGCTGCAACAGCCAAGCACCTCGAGTTGCGGATAAACTTTCCCGATGAGGCCTATTTCGTCGTGGCCGACAGTGAGCGCATCGCACAACTGCTGCATAACCTCATATCAAATGCAGTTAAATACACGCCGTCCGGCTATGTTCAGGTTGATCTCGCCCCTTTCGACAAGAAGGTAGGCAAGCTGATATTGCGATTGATGGATACCGGGCCTGGATTGCCACCAACAGTCCTTGAGAGCAACCTCTATGCAAAGGGACTGCTGAGCCTTGGCGGCGGGAGAGGGATCGGTCTGTCGGTTGTCCAGACTTTGTTGCGACAGCTCGGTGCATGCATGGCAATCAAAGGCCTGCCGGGTGGCGGCACGGGCTTCGATCTGGAAATACCTGCCGTGGAAGCGTCTGAACATTCCAACGAGGCATCTGAGACCCAGAAACGGGTTCTGATTGTCGACGATCATCCTGACGTTTTGAAAGGGCTTTCAAGCGTATTTGAAGACCATGGTTTCTCGGCCAACACTGCCGCTTCCGGCATGGTGGCATTAAATTTTTTTGCCGCACACAGTTATTCAATTATCTTGATCGATCTCGACATGCCGGTCATGACAGGATGTGAGCTGGCATCGCATATTCGCAAGTTAGATCCGAACCGTCGGACCAGATTGGTCGCAATAACAGCGGCAAGACATCGCCCCCAGCATGACCTGTCACTGTTCGACGCCGCATTGGATAAACCGGTACGTGACCAGCAGTTGCTGGCGATCATGCACTCTTGA
- a CDS encoding helix-turn-helix domain-containing protein, translating to MSENVSNDIDVTEKRSDGLDGEPGLAARCIAALLVRHGIPKYRHAVTVSEILGLSYSAANRRLTMNASCSLEELTQIAAHFGETLEELISLDTTDALIDASIVINSHIVPCRIRLGNAVGQVPPGTLIATEIDGAWRVMPSDAKSTIPAHAVTRLLIEPTNSRRRVAVLDDHVDTAETIVRYMETSGLDAVAFNDPQDLCDQSGFDAYVLDWIIERDARRQTVLELVEKIRTRNARCPIIILTGQIRTGNADEANIAAALARHDLKFFTKPASMPILVAALNASFKSA from the coding sequence ATGAGCGAAAATGTCTCGAATGATATAGATGTTACCGAAAAACGCTCAGATGGGCTCGACGGCGAGCCCGGTCTTGCCGCGCGGTGTATTGCCGCCCTGTTGGTTCGTCACGGCATTCCAAAATATCGCCATGCGGTTACAGTTTCAGAAATTCTAGGGCTGTCCTATTCAGCCGCCAATCGCCGCCTGACTATGAACGCTTCCTGCTCCTTGGAGGAATTGACACAAATTGCCGCGCACTTCGGGGAAACATTGGAAGAGCTCATCAGTCTCGACACCACAGACGCACTGATTGACGCTTCGATTGTTATCAACAGTCACATCGTGCCCTGCCGGATCCGATTGGGAAATGCTGTGGGGCAGGTGCCTCCAGGCACTCTGATCGCAACCGAGATCGATGGTGCGTGGCGCGTCATGCCATCAGATGCCAAATCGACTATACCGGCACACGCTGTGACGCGTCTGTTGATCGAGCCGACCAACTCACGTCGTCGGGTGGCGGTTCTCGACGATCACGTCGACACCGCAGAAACAATTGTCCGCTATATGGAGACGTCAGGTCTTGATGCGGTGGCTTTCAACGACCCTCAAGATTTGTGCGATCAGAGCGGGTTCGACGCCTATGTGCTTGATTGGATCATCGAGCGTGATGCACGCCGCCAGACGGTGCTCGAGTTGGTCGAAAAAATTCGCACGCGTAACGCCCGCTGCCCAATCATCATATTGACGGGGCAGATCAGGACAGGCAATGCCGATGAAGCAAATATAGCCGCGGCTCTGGCGCGGCACGATCTGAAATTCTTCACGAAGCCTGCGAGTATGCCGATTCTTGTCGCCGCCTTGAATGCCAGTTTCAAGAGTGCATGA
- the repC gene encoding plasmid replication protein RepC, with protein sequence MITRKNDEIISKNPIVVKHRRHLASGFLLPCPWKRTLMISTPKSHHERTHRRVSVASIKTERILTAYRTAKASGCSKSHPSRTQALQVAKRFASAIGLKAAKIALIDQLFAFTKAVDWSDIGIDPVVWPSNELLARRLGIKISTLKYHLAGLVDVGLICYSDHPTYQRRGRRGEDGHIVEAYGINLSPIAARYRELLDLADAAEFEARQCKVLSYRRTSLRRSIAAIVEAARRELGSLNETWNLLLARRDRLRERRAQGSPELIEVVGALEALRIEASELLEALYQSRDANTVLVKFRPLQTTAETLDSESCSELRNCSDANRISEAGDIGAKAFEENPSEAAALIEQGRRPVGRDDDIVCVSLPLLRSAFLQLSEMVPEVFSHWAVFRSSGGLLCRLCHVNPLVYQEAVGALGQDLAIVALALTAERSANGSVSNAGGYLRELVKRSRRGTLRLSRSLFGMAAAGRRVHS encoded by the coding sequence TTGATCACCCGCAAGAATGACGAGATCATCTCCAAAAACCCTATTGTTGTCAAGCATCGGCGCCATTTGGCGAGCGGATTTCTGCTGCCGTGTCCTTGGAAGAGGACGCTAATGATAAGCACGCCCAAATCACATCATGAACGTACACACCGGCGGGTGAGTGTCGCCAGCATCAAGACAGAACGCATCCTCACGGCTTACCGAACGGCTAAAGCAAGTGGGTGCAGCAAGAGCCATCCGTCGCGAACACAGGCCCTGCAGGTGGCCAAGCGCTTTGCATCGGCAATAGGGTTGAAAGCCGCAAAGATTGCCCTGATCGACCAGTTGTTTGCTTTCACCAAGGCGGTGGATTGGTCCGACATTGGCATAGACCCTGTCGTCTGGCCGTCAAATGAATTGTTGGCCCGACGCCTCGGCATCAAGATATCGACGCTGAAATATCACCTTGCTGGTTTGGTCGACGTCGGTCTGATTTGTTACTCGGACCATCCGACATATCAACGGCGCGGCCGGCGCGGTGAGGACGGCCATATCGTCGAGGCCTATGGTATCAATTTATCGCCAATTGCTGCTCGTTACCGCGAATTGCTCGATCTCGCGGATGCGGCGGAGTTTGAAGCAAGGCAGTGCAAGGTTCTTTCTTATCGGCGCACGTCGCTCAGGCGGTCCATTGCGGCAATCGTCGAGGCGGCGAGACGGGAATTGGGATCGCTGAACGAGACGTGGAATTTGCTGTTGGCCCGCCGTGACCGACTACGCGAGCGTCGCGCCCAGGGATCCCCGGAATTGATCGAGGTCGTGGGCGCGCTCGAGGCCCTGCGCATTGAAGCGTCCGAGCTCCTGGAGGCTCTCTATCAGAGCCGAGATGCTAACACCGTGCTGGTGAAATTTCGGCCCCTACAAACTACAGCCGAAACTCTAGATTCTGAATCTTGTAGTGAGCTGAGGAATTGCTCCGACGCGAACCGCATCAGTGAGGCCGGCGACATTGGCGCGAAGGCTTTTGAGGAAAACCCTTCGGAAGCAGCGGCGCTAATAGAGCAAGGAAGGCGGCCGGTGGGCCGGGATGACGACATCGTCTGCGTTTCATTGCCGCTCTTGCGGTCGGCATTTTTGCAACTATCGGAGATGGTGCCCGAAGTGTTCAGCCATTGGGCGGTGTTCCGTTCGTCAGGCGGGCTACTTTGCCGCCTTTGTCACGTCAATCCGTTAGTCTATCAGGAGGCGGTAGGCGCGCTTGGGCAAGATCTCGCGATCGTGGCGCTGGCACTGACCGCTGAACGAAGTGCGAATGGCTCGGTTTCCAATGCGGGTGGATATCTGCGGGAACTGGTCAAGCGGAGCAGGCGGGGGACACTCAGATTAAGCCGATCGCTCTTCGGGATGGCCGCAGCAGGGCGGAGGGTACATTCGTAA
- a CDS encoding CatB-related O-acetyltransferase has protein sequence MSLLDADAIHPITLPDGRVYSDTVYLRNVIDHPRIEVGNFSYFTHSGKPEETAQILAPYLGHACRERLVIGKFVQIARGSYCITSSANHPMTGFTTYPFRVFKPETFGYKDLPVRDTVVGHDVWIGHDAAIMPGVSIGAGAIVAASSVVTRDVPPYAMVGGNPAAVIKMRYPADVISDLLEIAWWDWPIEKIEVNLTSLSNGDLAALKIA, from the coding sequence ATGTCGCTACTTGATGCGGACGCAATCCACCCAATCACTCTGCCTGACGGCAGAGTCTACTCAGACACGGTTTACCTGAGGAACGTCATTGACCACCCGCGTATTGAGGTCGGCAACTTCAGCTATTTCACGCATTCTGGAAAACCGGAAGAAACGGCACAGATACTGGCACCCTATCTCGGTCACGCATGTCGCGAGCGGCTGGTGATTGGCAAATTTGTGCAGATTGCTCGGGGCAGCTATTGCATAACCAGTTCGGCCAATCATCCAATGACTGGTTTCACGACATATCCATTTCGGGTCTTCAAGCCCGAGACATTTGGCTACAAGGACCTGCCTGTCAGAGATACGGTCGTCGGCCATGACGTATGGATTGGCCACGACGCAGCAATCATGCCCGGCGTGAGCATTGGTGCGGGCGCAATCGTGGCCGCAAGCTCGGTCGTTACTCGCGACGTGCCGCCGTATGCAATGGTCGGTGGCAATCCGGCCGCCGTCATTAAAATGCGTTATCCGGCGGACGTTATAAGCGACCTCCTCGAAATTGCCTGGTGGGATTGGCCGATCGAGAAGATTGAAGTGAATTTGACATCCTTGAGCAATGGTGACCTAGCCGCTCTCAAGATCGCTTAG
- a CDS encoding 2'-5' RNA ligase family protein — translation MAGIIGIRTMQELGYPPHLTFAVLTQWPVDISTIMTAVFSTQEKLSITLDAVKYFDNDPMVLWAKPRPDQVLSRLHERLHDHLDPLTCHEHYRVGQWVPHCSLATKVPLSAKPAAIEWAKTRRLAFTVEFDLADFVRFPPVVVHEELRLL, via the coding sequence ATGGCCGGCATCATCGGAATACGCACCATGCAGGAATTAGGGTACCCGCCCCATCTGACGTTTGCAGTTCTAACTCAATGGCCTGTCGATATAAGCACGATCATGACGGCGGTGTTTTCAACGCAAGAAAAGTTGTCAATTACCTTAGACGCCGTGAAATATTTCGATAACGACCCTATGGTTCTATGGGCAAAACCGCGCCCGGACCAAGTGTTATCGCGCCTTCACGAGAGGTTGCACGACCATTTAGACCCGCTTACTTGTCACGAACACTATCGCGTCGGCCAATGGGTTCCCCACTGCTCCCTCGCAACCAAAGTACCGCTGTCTGCCAAACCGGCCGCTATTGAGTGGGCAAAGACCCGGAGGCTCGCGTTCACAGTCGAGTTCGATTTGGCGGATTTTGTGCGATTCCCGCCAGTCGTGGTTCACGAAGAGCTTCGGCTACTTTGA
- a CDS encoding tyrosine-type recombinase/integrase produces the protein MLKVLFPKSCHYQYSRFGAELELFARWLLAVGYLPGAAARRHVRRLKRILEATAALECGQFIREAELEEALALVPGALRDASTERAYRRFLEAERRLEETKPKGPLEHLLLRYREYLRDVRGLAPATIGQHLATIEVFLSLSAGPAQDLSALTSEHVENFIHTLSRRVLRQTLQHKVAHLRAFLRFCGDRGETARGLERIDTPRTYRGELPPRALGWEVIEKLLASVARTDYLGRRDHAILHLMAYYGLRPSEIAALTLDAVNWKGRTLRVEQRKTRSTLVLPLADQTLEILDRYLAEGRPCGTVTDVLFPKARSPVGALTSWGICDIFTKRARQSGLPLDGVSSYALRHSFAMRLLGRGVGVKTIGDLLGHHSLESTCVYLRIETDMLRTVALPVPGTAAH, from the coding sequence ATGCTAAAGGTTTTATTCCCGAAGTCTTGCCATTACCAATATTCGCGCTTCGGCGCGGAGCTTGAATTGTTTGCCCGGTGGTTGCTCGCAGTAGGGTATCTCCCTGGTGCTGCGGCACGCCGTCATGTCCGCCGATTGAAGCGCATCCTCGAGGCCACAGCGGCCCTTGAGTGTGGCCAGTTTATACGCGAAGCCGAATTGGAAGAAGCGTTAGCCCTCGTTCCTGGCGCTCTGCGCGACGCTTCCACTGAGCGGGCATATCGCCGCTTCCTAGAGGCAGAAAGACGGCTTGAAGAAACAAAGCCGAAAGGGCCTCTGGAGCACTTGCTGCTACGATATCGAGAATATCTTCGAGACGTAAGGGGGTTAGCACCAGCGACGATTGGCCAGCATCTGGCAACGATCGAGGTTTTTCTGTCCTTGTCGGCTGGACCAGCACAGGACCTTTCCGCACTGACATCAGAGCACGTCGAAAACTTCATCCATACCTTGAGCCGCAGAGTGCTGCGCCAAACGCTCCAGCATAAAGTCGCCCATCTGCGCGCTTTTTTGCGCTTTTGCGGCGATCGTGGTGAGACTGCGCGAGGGCTTGAGCGCATCGATACGCCCAGAACCTATCGTGGAGAATTGCCGCCTCGTGCCCTTGGTTGGGAGGTGATCGAAAAATTGCTGGCCTCGGTCGCCAGGACTGATTATCTCGGCCGACGTGACCATGCGATCCTCCACCTCATGGCCTATTACGGTCTGCGGCCTTCTGAGATTGCAGCGCTGACGCTAGACGCGGTCAATTGGAAGGGACGTACTCTGCGCGTAGAACAGCGCAAGACTCGTTCCACCCTGGTTCTTCCTTTGGCTGACCAGACCCTTGAAATCCTCGACAGATATCTTGCCGAAGGGCGTCCCTGCGGTACGGTGACGGACGTCCTGTTCCCGAAAGCGCGTAGTCCTGTGGGAGCCCTGACGAGCTGGGGGATATGCGACATCTTCACTAAACGGGCACGGCAAAGCGGCCTACCGCTCGATGGTGTCTCATCATATGCATTGCGACATTCGTTTGCCATGCGATTGCTAGGCCGAGGCGTCGGGGTAAAAACGATCGGTGACCTGCTCGGGCACCACAGCCTTGAGAGCACTTGTGTTTATCTTCGCATCGAGACGGACATGCTGCGTACGGTGGCTCTGCCAGTACCTGGCACTGCTGCTCATTGA
- a CDS encoding tyrosine-type recombinase/integrase, whose protein sequence is MFTTISPTPLDQPIVAWLAHQRALGRRYYPEERVLVTLREFISRTPGQDLDRASFDRWCAAFPHLASNTLRYRQRVVRMFCLYRRRKEPGCFVPDPLYFARPRPYRRPVIVEPGQIARMLTAANNMPVASGSPLRPAVYRMAVILLYTTGMRRGELLRLTLADCEPESGVLRVRESKFHKSRILPLSPDAHTELCSYLRKRLAPPFSRDPDTPLLINTEGGLRSYTGTGISGGIHALFKAANVEDSEGRRPRIHDLRHSFAVGALIRWYLDGADVQSNLPKLALYMGHVSIASTACYLHFLPKLRAIASDRFEEAFGGLVSEVVA, encoded by the coding sequence ATGTTCACAACCATCTCTCCGACACCCCTCGATCAGCCGATTGTGGCATGGCTTGCCCATCAGCGTGCTCTTGGCCGCCGCTATTACCCGGAGGAAAGGGTTCTAGTGACCTTGCGTGAATTTATCAGCCGCACCCCGGGACAGGATCTTGACCGTGCAAGCTTTGATCGATGGTGTGCCGCATTCCCTCATCTGGCAAGCAATACCTTGCGTTATCGCCAACGCGTTGTCCGCATGTTCTGCCTTTATCGGCGGCGCAAGGAGCCGGGCTGCTTTGTCCCCGATCCCTTGTACTTCGCGCGGCCCCGGCCGTACCGGCGTCCCGTTATTGTGGAGCCCGGGCAAATAGCCAGAATGCTGACCGCCGCTAACAATATGCCCGTCGCTTCTGGATCGCCGCTGCGGCCTGCGGTTTATAGGATGGCCGTCATTCTGCTGTACACGACCGGGATGCGTCGCGGCGAATTGTTGCGCCTTACGCTGGCAGACTGTGAGCCTGAAAGTGGAGTGTTACGGGTTCGGGAGTCCAAGTTCCACAAATCAAGAATATTGCCGCTGTCGCCCGACGCACATACCGAATTGTGTAGCTACCTTCGAAAACGTCTCGCCCCGCCGTTCAGCAGGGATCCCGACACGCCACTTCTTATCAACACGGAAGGCGGTCTTCGTTCCTATACTGGCACTGGGATCAGTGGCGGAATCCATGCCCTGTTCAAGGCCGCAAATGTTGAGGATAGCGAGGGCCGACGGCCCCGCATTCACGATCTGCGTCACAGCTTTGCAGTCGGGGCGCTCATCCGTTGGTATCTGGACGGCGCCGATGTGCAATCGAATTTGCCGAAGCTGGCTCTCTACATGGGTCACGTTAGCATCGCGTCGACGGCATGTTATCTGCACTTCCTTCCGAAGCTGAGGGCGATCGCCAGCGACCGCTTTGAAGAGGCTTTCGGCGGTCTCGTCAGCGAGGTCGTGGCATGA
- a CDS encoding tyrosine-type recombinase/integrase yields MKKHQSTALGRSMARFFQEYLPALRGMSHHTIRSYRDTMVLFLRFAAAETKGSVESIDVSDINADRIGSFLTSLEVERGNSIATRNARLAAMHTFARFLISEHPEHMDNLQMVLTLPFKRGARVAPVEYLEEPEIKSVLACIDRRTPSGRRDYALFSLMFNTGARVQEILNLRICDLRLVSPCQVRLHGKGNKVRLCPIWRNTAQLLQELINTQHPPSDNPAEQRVFLNDRGTPLTRFGVRYLLRKYVDMAAREESTLAEKSIHPHSLRHTTAIHLLKAGVDIATISQWLGHSGLNVTMRYARADIDMKRQALEQVFPDVMSSTKNQTIIAYDGGMLGWLRRL; encoded by the coding sequence ATGAAGAAGCATCAATCCACGGCATTGGGACGAAGCATGGCACGCTTCTTTCAAGAATATCTTCCCGCTCTCCGCGGCATGAGCCATCATACGATCCGGAGCTATCGCGACACGATGGTCCTGTTCCTGCGATTTGCAGCTGCAGAGACCAAGGGATCCGTCGAAAGCATCGACGTCTCCGACATCAATGCCGACAGGATCGGTAGCTTTCTCACGTCGCTTGAGGTCGAGCGTGGCAACAGCATTGCGACCCGCAATGCAAGGCTGGCGGCGATGCATACCTTTGCGCGGTTCCTGATCTCAGAGCATCCCGAACATATGGATAACCTGCAAATGGTGTTGACACTTCCCTTCAAAAGGGGCGCGCGGGTGGCACCTGTCGAATATCTCGAAGAGCCAGAAATCAAGAGCGTCCTGGCGTGTATCGACCGCCGCACGCCTTCAGGACGGCGGGATTACGCACTGTTCTCGCTGATGTTCAATACGGGTGCACGAGTTCAGGAAATTCTGAACCTTCGCATTTGTGACCTTCGTCTGGTATCGCCCTGCCAGGTGCGCCTGCATGGCAAAGGCAACAAGGTTCGCCTCTGCCCGATCTGGCGAAACACGGCCCAGCTTCTTCAGGAATTGATCAACACGCAGCATCCGCCCTCGGATAATCCCGCCGAGCAACGAGTCTTTCTCAACGACCGCGGCACACCGCTGACCCGGTTCGGTGTTCGATACTTGCTGCGCAAATATGTTGATATGGCCGCGCGGGAAGAGTCCACTCTGGCCGAAAAAAGCATCCATCCCCACTCGCTGCGGCACACAACGGCCATCCACCTTCTCAAGGCGGGCGTTGACATTGCCACCATCAGCCAGTGGCTCGGCCACTCGGGCCTGAACGTAACGATGCGCTACGCGCGAGCCGATATCGATATGAAGCGGCAAGCGCTCGAACAGGTCTTTCCGGACGTGATGTCATCTACAAAAAATCAGACGATCATTGCTTATGATGGCGGGATGTTAGGCTGGCTGCGCCGCTTATAG